One Flagellimonas sp. CMM7 genomic region harbors:
- a CDS encoding TolC family protein has product MKKFWGFLLVFFILQAVAGQSINEFIDKGLKENDISKKLPPIDTLVHMAKVHSPFVKVTVSEQQYRDGVVSAEQRAWLEYINLEAGYSYGIFDNLSNQQIAGDPGSQTLFSTEQSRYNVGVSLRLPLSAIVNRSARIKSAKGEAKKARFETEVAEMELEQKVVELYNDLLKTHRLFFISGSIVDNFRIQSIRAEKDFANGVINVTEYTRLQQMMNQATMNFELQRSEFISSIMALESIIGADLNI; this is encoded by the coding sequence ATGAAGAAATTTTGGGGCTTTTTATTGGTTTTTTTCATACTACAGGCAGTAGCGGGTCAATCTATCAATGAGTTCATAGACAAAGGGCTAAAGGAGAATGACATCAGCAAGAAATTACCTCCAATAGATACACTTGTCCATATGGCCAAGGTTCATTCTCCCTTTGTAAAAGTTACTGTTTCAGAGCAGCAATATAGAGATGGGGTTGTTTCTGCGGAACAAAGGGCCTGGTTAGAATACATCAATTTGGAAGCAGGTTATAGCTACGGGATTTTTGATAACCTGAGTAACCAGCAAATTGCAGGAGATCCGGGGAGTCAGACCCTTTTTTCCACTGAGCAAAGTAGGTATAATGTTGGTGTTTCTTTGCGGTTACCTCTTTCTGCAATAGTGAACAGGAGTGCAAGAATAAAAAGTGCAAAGGGTGAAGCTAAAAAAGCTCGATTTGAAACCGAAGTTGCCGAAATGGAGTTGGAACAAAAAGTTGTTGAGCTATATAATGATTTGCTCAAAACGCATCGACTCTTTTTTATCTCGGGGTCTATTGTGGACAACTTCAGAATCCAATCCATAAGGGCAGAAAAAGATTTTGCAAACGGTGTGATCAACGTTACCGAGTATACGCGTTTGCAACAAATGATGAACCAAGCAACAATGAATTTTGAACTACAACGCTCAGAATTTATTTCTTCAATAATGGCTCTGGAAAGCATTATCGGAGCAGATTTGAATATTTAA
- a CDS encoding sugar transferase, producing MEVISDKKLCLLYVGTNQKVVDQFLDCDQKVDFHIAKNSLLAIKWLEENENVDAILCEKQIPGQSGIEFHKTLKEKFADSSSIPFILVAKDRNKNDLSEAVKSGIDDFYVQPLSITNILDRVQFLKELKVNLKKEKIGPPKDSDKKYKIGFWKRTFDISVAGLALLLGSPFLILFIIAIRLESKGKVYYISKRVGTGYKIFDFYKLRSMYPDADKRLKEFQHLNQYVHEDVEQSNEENIEQASDKPQGTVLFGDDDEVDENLHNSIRKESAKSAFVKFDNDPRITKVGKIIRKLSIDELPQLINVLKGDMSIVGNRPLPLYEAEVLTTDEWTDRFNGPAGITGLWQVEARGRSSKMSPEERKSLDVKYVEYANSKHAFLIDMWIVLRTFRAVFQKENV from the coding sequence ATGGAAGTAATATCGGATAAGAAACTTTGTCTTCTTTATGTGGGAACAAATCAAAAAGTGGTGGACCAATTTCTGGACTGCGACCAAAAAGTAGATTTCCATATTGCGAAGAATTCCCTTTTGGCAATAAAATGGTTGGAAGAAAATGAAAATGTGGATGCCATTCTTTGCGAAAAGCAGATTCCAGGACAATCTGGTATAGAGTTTCATAAAACTTTGAAGGAAAAGTTCGCTGACAGTAGCTCCATTCCATTCATTTTAGTGGCTAAGGATAGAAACAAAAATGACTTGTCCGAGGCTGTTAAAAGTGGAATAGATGATTTCTATGTACAACCACTTTCCATAACAAATATCTTAGATAGAGTTCAATTTTTAAAAGAACTTAAAGTCAACTTAAAAAAAGAGAAAATTGGGCCTCCAAAAGATTCGGACAAAAAGTATAAGATTGGTTTTTGGAAACGAACTTTTGATATCTCTGTAGCCGGACTTGCATTATTGTTGGGTTCTCCGTTTCTAATATTATTTATTATCGCTATTAGGTTAGAATCCAAAGGCAAGGTCTACTACATTTCAAAAAGAGTAGGAACAGGATATAAAATTTTTGACTTCTACAAACTACGCTCCATGTATCCAGATGCTGATAAGCGTCTAAAGGAGTTTCAGCATTTAAATCAATATGTGCATGAGGATGTAGAACAATCCAATGAAGAAAACATTGAGCAGGCATCTGATAAACCACAAGGAACAGTCCTTTTTGGAGATGATGATGAAGTGGACGAAAATCTTCATAACAGCATACGTAAAGAAAGTGCTAAGAGTGCTTTTGTAAAGTTTGATAACGACCCTAGAATAACCAAAGTTGGAAAGATTATAAGAAAGTTGAGCATTGACGAATTGCCACAATTGATCAATGTTCTTAAAGGAGATATGTCCATTGTGGGCAATAGGCCTTTGCCGTTGTATGAAGCTGAAGTGCTGACTACAGATGAATGGACAGATAGGTTTAACGGACCAGCTGGAATTACAGGACTTTGGCAAGTAGAGGCCAGGGGTAGAAGTTCCAAAATGTCTCCGGAAGAACGCAAAAGTTTGGATGTAAAATATGTAGAATACGCCAATAGCAAACATGCTTTTTTGATTGACATGTGGATAGTGCTTAGAACGTTCAGAGCAGTTTTTCAAAAAGAGAACGTGTAA
- a CDS encoding response regulator transcription factor: MKILVVDDKQSLSELVSQFLGQSYNVTTKEDGLSALSWMQEGNIPDLIITDLEMPNMDGFELIQKVKESGYFADIPIIVLSCRDSSADRIQCLTLGADDYLVKPFNPEELLIRVEKLLIRA, translated from the coding sequence ATGAAAATTCTAGTAGTAGATGATAAACAATCGCTAAGCGAATTGGTATCGCAGTTTTTAGGACAATCGTACAATGTAACCACAAAAGAAGATGGTTTGTCCGCATTGTCATGGATGCAAGAAGGGAATATTCCAGATTTGATTATTACAGATTTGGAAATGCCAAACATGGATGGTTTTGAACTTATTCAAAAGGTAAAAGAAAGCGGATATTTTGCAGACATTCCAATTATTGTATTGAGTTGTAGAGACAGTAGCGCAGATCGTATTCAGTGTTTAACATTGGGTGCAGATGATTATTTGGTAAAGCCATTTAATCCGGAAGAACTGTTAATCAGGGTAGAAAAACTACTTATACGGGCTTAA
- a CDS encoding glycosyltransferase family A protein has protein sequence MKVTAYKPYFGATPKSLNDDDFTKLTVYFELLGAVKKPTVSLIIPIYRAKETLVAHIYSLANLKTIIPYEVIFVENNADDESLSILEQLGAKVVSEKQQGITYARQRGLEEAKGQIICTMDPDSIYDPYYVDKMALPFFVDKDLVLCYSVSKSYEDDFQLSSKMKFRNKLKNIYFRWKLSQDFTTKIKHIRAVCMAVRRDSILPIGYETDLKAVSGCDDGMLAIKLYNVGKFKYIPIDVYTALPPKRDPAKPFPFCNERFMPAKKSMEETYKELITEEVAQ, from the coding sequence ATGAAAGTTACTGCCTATAAACCTTACTTTGGAGCAACACCAAAAAGCTTGAATGATGATGACTTTACTAAGTTGACTGTGTATTTTGAACTGTTGGGTGCTGTTAAAAAGCCAACGGTAAGTCTGATTATACCAATCTACCGAGCAAAGGAAACTTTGGTTGCACATATATACTCCTTAGCCAATCTTAAGACTATTATTCCTTATGAAGTCATTTTTGTGGAAAATAATGCGGATGATGAAAGTTTGTCAATTCTTGAACAATTGGGGGCCAAAGTTGTTAGTGAAAAACAGCAAGGAATAACCTATGCAAGACAAAGAGGATTAGAAGAGGCGAAGGGGCAAATCATATGTACCATGGATCCAGATTCTATATATGATCCATACTATGTAGATAAAATGGCTCTTCCTTTTTTTGTGGACAAAGACCTTGTACTTTGCTATTCTGTTTCAAAAAGTTACGAAGATGATTTTCAACTCTCTTCCAAAATGAAGTTTCGGAACAAACTAAAAAACATTTATTTCAGGTGGAAGCTGTCACAGGATTTTACCACAAAAATTAAACACATAAGAGCAGTTTGTATGGCCGTCCGCAGAGATTCCATTCTTCCTATTGGTTATGAAACGGATCTAAAAGCTGTATCTGGATGTGATGATGGCATGTTGGCGATTAAACTCTATAATGTTGGAAAATTCAAATATATACCCATTGATGTGTATACAGCTTTGCCCCCAAAAAGAGACCCTGCAAAACCATTTCCATTTTGCAATGAAAGGTTTATGCCTGCTAAAAAATCAATGGAAGAAACCTATAAAGAATTAATTACAGAGGAAGTTGCACAATAG
- a CDS encoding STAS domain-containing protein produces the protein MSLEIRENRGIFEILGKVSIQHVGALNSYFDSILERNENVVISLEKVTMLDSAAAHFFEKLYQKSVKQNKVISLIGRQNRSISEIMNTTKTNYILSSDRV, from the coding sequence ATGTCATTAGAAATAAGGGAGAACCGAGGGATTTTTGAAATATTAGGAAAAGTATCCATACAACATGTGGGTGCTTTGAATTCATATTTTGATTCCATCTTGGAGCGAAATGAAAACGTTGTGATTAGCTTAGAAAAAGTAACCATGTTAGATTCTGCGGCTGCCCATTTTTTTGAAAAACTTTATCAAAAATCTGTAAAACAAAATAAGGTGATCTCTTTAATTGGAAGACAGAACAGGAGTATTTCAGAAATCATGAATACTACCAAAACCAATTACATTCTCAGTTCTGACCGTGTCTGA
- a CDS encoding LytTR family DNA-binding domain-containing protein, whose protein sequence is MRCIIVDDEASARAIMEELCKTIPDMELVAEFPNALEALKFIKHTQVDLIFLDIHMPKLSGIDFIETVSNPPKIVLTTSDKDFAIEAYEYEFIVDYLVKPISSERFQKCASKLENTFSEVSNESTEISAAQNEDEDLYINIDRRLIKLKFKDILLIEAKGDYIEIQTQNKRYRVHSTLKKIKEKLPECRFLQIHRSFIINFTQIIDIQDNSVLIERSVVPISRSNRPELMQRLNLL, encoded by the coding sequence ATGAGGTGTATAATTGTTGATGATGAGGCAAGTGCAAGAGCCATTATGGAAGAACTTTGTAAAACCATTCCAGATATGGAGTTAGTGGCAGAGTTTCCAAATGCATTGGAAGCGCTTAAGTTTATAAAACATACCCAAGTAGATTTAATTTTTTTGGATATTCATATGCCCAAGCTTTCCGGGATTGATTTTATAGAAACAGTGAGCAACCCGCCAAAAATTGTGTTGACCACATCGGATAAAGATTTTGCCATAGAGGCCTATGAATATGAATTTATAGTGGATTATCTGGTTAAGCCAATTTCTTCTGAACGTTTTCAAAAATGCGCATCCAAACTTGAAAATACATTTAGTGAAGTATCAAATGAATCCACAGAAATAAGTGCAGCCCAGAATGAGGATGAAGACCTTTATATCAATATAGACAGGAGATTGATAAAACTAAAGTTCAAGGATATCCTGCTAATAGAAGCAAAAGGAGATTATATAGAGATACAAACACAGAATAAAAGGTACAGAGTGCACTCAACACTTAAGAAAATAAAAGAAAAGTTGCCAGAGTGCAGGTTTCTCCAAATTCATCGTTCGTTTATTATAAACTTTACTCAAATAATCGACATACAAGATAATAGTGTTTTAATAGAAAGAAGTGTTGTTCCAATTAGTAGATCTAACAGGCCAGAGTTAATGCAACGATTGAATCTTTTATAA
- a CDS encoding Hpt domain-containing protein yields MTEKPNLDYIKEISGGNEEFEKKFLTIIQTEFPKEKSEYVENLERDSFEEAAKVVHKIKHKLGILGLNNGYKLAVKYEEDLKYGDIKLKEEFNDILKSVEEFILKIA; encoded by the coding sequence ATGACAGAGAAACCAAATCTTGATTATATAAAGGAAATTTCAGGTGGGAATGAGGAATTTGAAAAGAAATTCTTAACGATTATCCAGACGGAATTTCCAAAGGAGAAAAGCGAATATGTAGAAAATTTAGAGCGTGATAGCTTTGAAGAAGCAGCAAAGGTTGTGCATAAGATAAAACACAAACTAGGTATTCTTGGACTTAATAATGGGTATAAGCTTGCTGTTAAATATGAAGAAGACCTAAAGTATGGTGATATAAAGCTCAAAGAGGAGTTTAATGATATTTTAAAATCCGTTGAGGAATTTATTTTAAAGATAGCTTAA
- a CDS encoding ATP-binding protein, which yields MHSLLKRQIKKFFPKEFIEHPEIETFFNSISRSYSDFDEKLKMIQRATSLSSEELYQANQRLHKEAESQRKVLDALSKAVASMQHKTSDRINGVLDFNPQKLVEDIEKQAHKLVEITAEKDMLLKNLEQQNESLNNYAHMVSHDLKSPIRNVHSLVSWVFEDGQEGFKEQNKENVQLIFQNLSKMDGLIDGILRHSTIDSIQESAIMIDINLLIDEIRQTVFVPENVKIKKSKKLPKIYTGKYRLEQLFKNLITNAITATEDRRYGQVIVDVKEEKDGWLFSVTDNGKGIPKHLQAGIFDMFKKLENNSEATGIGLALVKKIINYYKGDIWLSSGEGMGTTFFFTIKNNHNDRETKS from the coding sequence ATGCATTCTCTGCTTAAAAGACAAATAAAGAAATTTTTTCCTAAGGAGTTCATAGAGCACCCGGAAATAGAGACGTTCTTTAATTCCATTAGCAGATCATATTCAGACTTTGATGAAAAGTTAAAAATGATTCAGAGGGCCACGTCTTTGAGCTCAGAAGAATTGTATCAGGCCAATCAAAGGTTGCATAAAGAAGCAGAAAGTCAACGAAAAGTATTGGATGCGTTAAGTAAGGCCGTTGCCTCAATGCAACACAAAACAAGTGATCGTATAAATGGTGTACTGGATTTTAATCCACAAAAATTAGTTGAGGATATAGAAAAGCAGGCACATAAACTTGTAGAGATAACAGCGGAAAAAGACATGCTCCTGAAAAACCTGGAACAGCAGAATGAGTCATTGAACAACTATGCGCATATGGTATCCCATGATTTAAAATCGCCAATAAGAAATGTGCATTCTTTAGTGAGTTGGGTGTTCGAAGATGGACAGGAAGGATTTAAAGAACAAAACAAGGAAAACGTACAGCTTATTTTTCAAAACCTTTCTAAAATGGATGGTTTAATTGATGGGATTCTTCGGCATTCAACAATAGACTCTATTCAAGAAAGTGCCATAATGATAGATATTAATTTGTTGATAGATGAAATACGGCAAACTGTATTTGTTCCCGAAAACGTCAAGATAAAAAAGAGCAAAAAATTACCTAAAATATATACCGGTAAATACCGTTTGGAGCAACTGTTCAAAAATCTTATTACCAACGCAATTACAGCCACTGAGGATAGAAGATATGGACAAGTGATTGTAGACGTAAAAGAAGAAAAGGACGGTTGGCTATTTAGTGTAACAGATAATGGGAAGGGAATTCCCAAACACTTGCAAGCAGGTATTTTCGATATGTTTAAAAAACTTGAAAATAACTCGGAAGCTACAGGAATAGGCCTTGCGCTGGTAAAGAAAATTATAAATTATTATAAAGGCGATATCTGGCTCTCTTCTGGAGAAGGTATGGGTACAACTTTCTTTTTTACAATAAAAAATAACCATAATGACAGAGAAACCAAATCTTGA
- a CDS encoding FIST signal transduction protein — MKINQAKRLKGGSWEFSENQPLKEPLVLIFGDRYLLESKDLFNEVKELYPKGHLVFGSTSGEIMETNVYEESITLTAIEFEKTRFNIVSENVSNHENIEKLGLAISNKFDQNQLKHMFIVSDGSFVNGSDLIEGLESVEGFNASITGGLCGDGARFEKTLTSYNENPKQGEVVAIGFYGGDFEVSYANFGGWTPFGPERTITKSEGNILFEIDGKPALDLYKMYLGDKADELPKAALLYPLTVQQNDESEPLVRTILNIDEAENSMILAGDVPMNAKVQLMMSTVDDIAEGASNAAVLAMRDRKSKPELAILVSCVGRKLVLDQRTEDEIEEVAEIVGDQAKITGFYSYGEMAPFAGKNECQLHNQTMTLTLLSE, encoded by the coding sequence ATGAAAATAAATCAAGCAAAAAGATTAAAAGGAGGGTCATGGGAGTTTAGTGAAAACCAACCCTTAAAAGAGCCATTGGTTTTAATATTTGGAGATAGATATTTATTGGAATCCAAAGATTTGTTCAATGAAGTAAAGGAACTCTACCCCAAAGGACATCTTGTTTTTGGGTCTACTTCCGGAGAGATTATGGAAACCAATGTGTATGAAGAAAGCATAACATTAACAGCTATAGAGTTTGAAAAAACTCGCTTTAATATAGTAAGTGAAAACGTGTCAAACCATGAGAATATTGAGAAATTGGGTTTGGCTATTTCAAATAAATTTGACCAAAATCAGCTTAAGCACATGTTTATTGTTTCCGATGGAAGTTTTGTAAATGGAAGCGATTTAATTGAAGGTTTGGAATCTGTAGAAGGGTTTAATGCCTCCATTACTGGAGGATTATGTGGTGATGGAGCTCGGTTTGAAAAAACATTGACTTCTTACAATGAAAACCCAAAGCAAGGTGAAGTAGTGGCCATCGGTTTTTATGGCGGAGACTTTGAAGTCTCTTATGCAAATTTTGGAGGATGGACACCATTTGGTCCTGAGAGAACTATTACCAAATCTGAAGGAAACATACTTTTTGAGATTGATGGAAAACCAGCACTGGATCTTTATAAAATGTATTTAGGAGATAAGGCCGATGAGCTACCAAAAGCAGCCCTTTTGTATCCATTGACTGTTCAACAGAATGATGAATCCGAACCATTGGTGCGCACTATTCTTAATATAGACGAAGCAGAAAACTCAATGATTCTGGCCGGTGATGTGCCAATGAACGCTAAAGTACAATTGATGATGTCCACAGTGGACGATATAGCAGAAGGAGCTTCAAACGCTGCGGTCTTGGCCATGAGAGATAGAAAGAGCAAACCAGAATTGGCCATATTGGTAAGTTGCGTGGGTAGAAAATTAGTGCTCGATCAAAGAACCGAAGATGAAATTGAAGAAGTTGCTGAAATTGTAGGGGACCAAGCAAAAATCACAGGATTTTACTCCTATGGAGAGATGGCGCCATTTGCAGGAAAAAATGAGTGCCAATTGCACAACCAAACCATGACCCTAACATTACTGAGCGAATAA